A stretch of the Deinococcus sp. YIM 134068 genome encodes the following:
- a CDS encoding histone deacetylase family protein, translated as MTLPAVPSFPHPFRAYTPASYTFPLPEGHRFPAYKYAGVRDRLAGLLPVLETPALGWADAARVHDPAWLRRWRRGEVTAAEERAFGLPWSEGVVERARRAAGGSLAALHDALKCGWGANLAGGTHHAFADRAEGFCLVNDAAILTRMALDGGWARRVAVLDLDVHQGNGTAALLAGEDRAFTLSVHGERNYPFRKERSSLDLGLPDGVTDVEYLRVLRVSALPALDAFRPDLLLYLAGADVLAGDRFGRFHLTLDGVRERNRAVLTWAHVAGIPTVTMMAGGYNRDHALTVEAHASVVLDGLEVYA; from the coding sequence GTGACCCTGCCCGCCGTCCCGTCCTTCCCGCATCCCTTCCGGGCCTACACGCCCGCCTCGTACACCTTTCCGCTGCCGGAGGGCCACCGCTTCCCGGCGTACAAGTACGCGGGAGTCCGGGACCGACTCGCGGGCCTGCTGCCTGTGCTGGAGACGCCCGCGCTCGGCTGGGCCGACGCCGCCCGTGTCCACGACCCGGCGTGGCTGCGGCGCTGGCGGCGGGGGGAGGTGACGGCGGCAGAGGAACGCGCCTTCGGGCTGCCGTGGAGCGAGGGGGTGGTAGAGCGGGCACGGCGGGCGGCGGGGGGTAGCCTTGCGGCCCTGCACGACGCCCTGAAGTGCGGTTGGGGTGCCAATCTCGCGGGTGGGACACACCACGCCTTCGCCGACCGCGCCGAGGGCTTCTGCCTCGTGAACGACGCGGCGATCCTGACGCGGATGGCACTGGACGGGGGGTGGGCGCGGCGAGTTGCCGTCCTCGACCTCGACGTTCATCAGGGGAACGGCACGGCGGCGCTCCTCGCCGGGGAGGACCGGGCCTTCACCCTCAGCGTCCACGGCGAGCGCAACTACCCCTTCCGCAAGGAGCGGAGCAGCCTCGACCTCGGCCTGCCCGACGGCGTGACGGACGTGGAATATCTGCGCGTGCTGCGTGTCTCAGCCCTCCCCGCGCTGGACGCCTTCCGGCCCGACCTGCTGCTGTACCTCGCGGGCGCGGACGTGCTCGCCGGGGACCGCTTCGGGCGCTTCCATCTCACGTTGGACGGCGTGCGTGAGCGCAACCGCGCCGTGCTGACCTGGGCACACGTGGCGGGCATCCCCACCGTCACCATGATGGCGGGCGGCTACAACCGCGACCACGCCCTCACCGTGGAGGCCCACGCCAGCGTCGTGCTGGACGGGCTGGAAGTTTACGCCTGA
- a CDS encoding cytochrome P450, with amino-acid sequence MVSLTNLPEPPPKLGNGHLRDWALSPLPLIEDGARRAREVGGDLFRLRLGLPAVVASSPAWNRRLLTDLATFRSAGSFSRVVPHLAGGVILTDAPGHSSRRKVLNPGFGKRHLEVLRSRIQAALPPPPSGEFDALTWADHAVLHLLNAAYFSGEFRPELLHAFLAPLRQPFPIPALPRPLLFHRVHAELRRLADLRLTRGGGDDLLALLAPLPGGLEETRVSLAAAHDTTTHALAWAVWHVARHPEWHAPEHHPAVLKETLRLYPPGWMGSRRLARDMTWEGVRLPRGTLALYSPYLSARDPRLWDAPHEFRPDRWRSAPPAWAYLPFGGGERVCLGLHLAHLLILETLAALPPLRAVRGDPSPQPGVTLGPRGPLVVTSATR; translated from the coding sequence GTGGTGAGCCTGACGAACCTGCCCGAGCCGCCGCCGAAGCTGGGGAACGGCCACCTGCGCGACTGGGCGCTCTCTCCACTGCCGCTGATCGAGGACGGGGCGCGGCGGGCGCGGGAGGTGGGCGGCGACCTCTTCCGCCTGCGGCTGGGGCTGCCCGCCGTCGTAGCCTCCAGCCCGGCTTGGAACCGCCGCCTGCTGACCGACCTCGCCACCTTCCGCAGCGCGGGCAGCTTCTCGCGGGTCGTGCCGCACCTCGCGGGCGGGGTCATCCTGACCGACGCGCCCGGCCATAGTTCTCGCCGCAAGGTTTTGAATCCCGGCTTCGGCAAACGCCACTTGGAGGTTCTCCGCTCCCGCATCCAGGCCGCGCTTCCCCCTCCCCCGTCAGGAGAGTTCGACGCCCTCACTTGGGCCGACCACGCCGTCCTTCACCTGCTGAACGCGGCGTACTTCTCCGGCGAGTTCCGCCCGGAATTGCTCCACGCCTTCCTCGCCCCGCTGCGGCAACCCTTCCCCATTCCGGCGCTGCCCCGCCCGCTCCTGTTCCACCGGGTCCATGCCGAGTTGCGCCGCCTCGCCGACCTTCGCCTGACGCGGGGTGGGGGAGACGACCTGCTCGCCCTCCTCGCGCCGCTGCCGGGAGGGCTGGAGGAAACGCGGGTCAGCCTCGCCGCCGCCCACGACACGACGACGCACGCCCTCGCGTGGGCGGTGTGGCACGTCGCCCGGCATCCCGAATGGCACGCGCCCGAGCATCACCCCGCCGTCCTCAAGGAGACGTTGCGCCTCTATCCGCCCGGCTGGATGGGCAGCCGCCGCCTCGCCCGCGACATGACGTGGGAGGGGGTGCGGCTGCCGCGCGGCACCCTGGCCCTGTACAGCCCCTATCTCAGTGCCCGCGATCCACGCCTGTGGGACGCACCCCATGAGTTCCGCCCGGACCGCTGGCGCTCAGCGCCCCCCGCCTGGGCCTACCTCCCCTTTGGCGGCGGCGAGCGCGTGTGCTTGGGGCTGCACCTCGCCCACCTCCTCATTCTGGAGACGTTGGCCGCCCTGCCGCCGCTGAGGGCCGTGCGCGGCGACCCCTCGCCCCAGCCGGGGGTGACGCTGGGACCGAGGGGGCCTCTCGTCGTCACATCTGCGACACGGTGA
- a CDS encoding ABC transporter ATP-binding protein: MTATMDRPAPAATTAPQGVSLTLDGVTYRYGRTAQSGGGQTASRAGLGPLSLHVAPGEFLCVVGPSGSGKSTLLSLLAGFLRPQVGQIRLGDTPVTGPDPRLTLVQQEPALFPWRTVAGNVSFGLERRRFPRSQRDVRVQETLRLVGLEGYGPRRVHQLSGGQRQRVSLARALAVQPSLLLLDEPFSALDDRTRTVLADELLSIWWARKVTVVFVTHNLEEALALGQRVVALRGGEVALDAPARELNVAKLRGMLEG, from the coding sequence ATGACGGCCACGATGGACCGCCCCGCCCCCGCCGCCACCACCGCCCCGCAGGGGGTGAGCCTGACACTGGACGGGGTGACGTACCGCTACGGGCGCACCGCTCAGAGCGGAGGAGGCCAGACCGCCAGCCGCGCCGGACTCGGGCCGCTGAGCCTCCACGTCGCGCCGGGCGAGTTCCTGTGCGTGGTCGGGCCGTCGGGCAGCGGCAAGAGTACCCTGCTCTCCCTGCTGGCGGGCTTCCTGCGGCCCCAGGTGGGCCAGATTCGCCTCGGCGACACGCCCGTCACCGGCCCCGACCCCCGGCTGACGCTCGTGCAGCAGGAACCCGCCCTCTTCCCGTGGCGCACGGTGGCGGGCAACGTCTCCTTCGGGCTGGAGCGGCGGCGCTTTCCCCGTTCCCAGCGGGACGTGCGGGTGCAGGAGACGCTGCGCCTCGTCGGGCTGGAGGGGTACGGCCCCCGGCGGGTCCACCAGCTCTCCGGCGGGCAGCGCCAGCGGGTCAGCCTCGCCCGCGCGCTCGCCGTGCAGCCGAGCCTGCTGCTGCTGGACGAACCCTTCAGCGCCCTCGACGACCGCACCCGCACCGTCCTCGCCGACGAGCTGCTGTCGATCTGGTGGGCGAGGAAGGTCACGGTCGTCTTCGTCACGCACAATCTGGAGGAGGCGCTGGCACTGGGTCAGCGCGTGGTCGCCCTGCGCGGCGGCGAGGTGGCGCTGGACGCTCCGGCGCGGGAATTGAACGTGGCGAAGTTGCGGGGAATGCTGGAGGGGTAG
- a CDS encoding glutathionylspermidine synthase family protein: protein MRRLSLPPRPNWEERLREVGFTWYAPTPTHPVPYWGEDACYAFTPTQIEGLKRDAQDLTNMVLEATGAAIEGGRMRELGIPTFLHDAVRASWDRDDPTVYMRLDLAYDGSGHARLLEVNAQTPTSLIEAAVSQWQWLEDRLAAGEVAAGTSQWNTIHEGLSEQWAYLARERGVTQAHFSSAREVEDIATVTYLRDLAGAAGVSGSFLAADEVGTSPDQRFLLDTWTLPIRHLMWLWPFEYAWESRDAAFLSNTETRFIEPLWKAATGSKGLLAHLHERYPDSGLVLPATLTPGSLGENVVRKPLYSREGQNVTLPGQTQTAGVYGDLPVVEQAYAELPTFEAEDGPRYPVLGVWVAGDEVCGLGIREGRSRVTDNRATFAPHVILPVQ from the coding sequence ATGCGGCGTCTCTCCCTCCCGCCCCGCCCGAACTGGGAGGAGCGGCTGCGCGAGGTCGGCTTCACGTGGTACGCGCCCACCCCCACACATCCCGTCCCCTACTGGGGCGAGGACGCCTGCTACGCCTTCACGCCCACGCAGATTGAGGGCCTGAAACGCGACGCGCAGGACCTCACGAACATGGTGCTCGAGGCGACCGGGGCGGCCATCGAGGGCGGGCGGATGAGGGAGCTGGGCATCCCCACCTTCCTGCACGACGCGGTACGCGCCTCCTGGGACCGGGACGACCCGACCGTGTATATGCGGCTGGACCTCGCCTACGACGGCTCCGGGCACGCCCGCTTGCTGGAGGTGAACGCGCAGACGCCCACCTCTCTCATCGAGGCGGCGGTGAGTCAGTGGCAGTGGCTGGAGGACCGTCTGGCGGCTGGGGAAGTGGCCGCAGGAACCTCCCAGTGGAACACGATCCACGAGGGCTTGAGCGAGCAGTGGGCTTACCTCGCGCGGGAACGGGGCGTGACGCAGGCGCACTTTTCCTCGGCGCGGGAGGTGGAGGACATCGCCACCGTCACCTACCTGCGCGACCTCGCGGGGGCGGCGGGCGTGAGCGGGTCCTTCCTCGCGGCGGACGAGGTGGGGACCAGCCCGGACCAGCGGTTCCTCCTCGACACGTGGACGCTGCCTATCCGCCACCTGATGTGGCTGTGGCCCTTCGAGTACGCGTGGGAGTCACGGGACGCGGCCTTCCTGTCGAACACCGAGACGCGCTTCATCGAGCCGCTGTGGAAGGCGGCGACGGGCAGCAAGGGCCTCCTCGCCCACCTGCACGAGCGATACCCGGACAGCGGGTTGGTGCTTCCGGCGACGCTGACGCCGGGGAGCCTCGGTGAGAACGTCGTCCGCAAGCCGCTCTACTCGCGCGAGGGGCAGAACGTCACGTTGCCGGGACAGACGCAGACGGCGGGCGTGTACGGCGACCTGCCTGTGGTCGAGCAGGCCTACGCGGAGTTGCCGACCTTCGAGGCGGAGGACGGGCCGCGCTACCCGGTCCTCGGCGTGTGGGTGGCGGGCGACGAGGTGTGCGGGCTGGGCATCCGCGAGGGCCGCAGCCGCGTGACGGACAACCGGGCGACCTTCGCGCCGCATGTAATTCTGCCTGTCCAGTAG
- a CDS encoding DNA double-strand break repair nuclease NurA, whose product MAPMRIRLDPWPVDMEGGQLGLQRFEGDLIDIETPRWGAVAPRSIPARLHTVYVVDGKRRMESRVFLEDDEGEAGMGGFGAYVVGAVNLCPHGSRPAELENVRARRLLAHAPGLRVDPCLLSPRDPHTGQLQYTPIVAEGTDPLAPLHKLQQAMLSAEQELSHGLASAVPFDEGDDREALTALTLQDGTLRRRSNLGGAVVGYVKTMQTQYLPPDRVGLLSELKPGERTPIMHLTSKTGKTTRFIWYVRLCEAAFYQHPMSGVMRLEMYAPDDSDFLPPIVREVANVSGELLCRLASRAHKDPRAPQNLIPTAALESAMSRAMGSADLVTRRLRAHIAGQYGPGAVA is encoded by the coding sequence ATGGCCCCCATGCGTATTCGCCTTGACCCCTGGCCCGTGGACATGGAGGGCGGGCAACTCGGCCTGCAACGCTTCGAGGGGGACCTGATCGACATCGAGACGCCGCGCTGGGGGGCGGTGGCCCCGCGTTCAATCCCGGCGCGGCTGCACACCGTCTATGTGGTGGACGGCAAGCGGCGCATGGAGTCGCGCGTCTTCCTAGAGGACGACGAGGGCGAGGCGGGCATGGGCGGTTTCGGGGCCTACGTGGTCGGCGCGGTGAACCTGTGCCCGCACGGGTCGCGGCCCGCCGAGCTAGAGAACGTGCGGGCGAGAAGGCTCCTCGCCCACGCGCCCGGCCTGCGGGTGGACCCCTGCCTCCTCTCGCCGCGTGACCCGCACACGGGGCAACTCCAGTACACGCCCATCGTCGCGGAGGGGACCGACCCGCTCGCGCCGCTCCACAAGCTGCAACAGGCCATGCTCTCCGCCGAGCAGGAACTCTCGCACGGGCTGGCCTCGGCGGTCCCCTTCGACGAGGGCGACGACCGCGAGGCGCTGACCGCCCTGACCCTGCAAGACGGCACCCTGCGGCGGCGCAGCAACCTCGGTGGCGCGGTCGTGGGCTACGTCAAGACGATGCAGACGCAGTACCTTCCGCCCGACCGGGTGGGCCTGCTCTCGGAGTTGAAGCCGGGCGAGCGCACGCCGATCATGCACCTGACCTCCAAGACGGGGAAGACGACGCGCTTCATCTGGTATGTGCGGCTGTGCGAGGCGGCCTTCTACCAGCACCCCATGTCCGGCGTGATGCGGCTGGAGATGTACGCGCCAGACGACTCCGACTTCCTGCCGCCCATCGTGCGTGAGGTGGCGAACGTGAGCGGTGAGCTGCTGTGCCGCCTCGCCAGCCGGGCGCACAAGGACCCCCGCGCCCCCCAGAACCTCATCCCGACCGCCGCCCTGGAGAGCGCCATGAGCCGCGCGATGGGCAGCGCCGACCTCGTGACGCGGAGGCTGCGCGCCCACATCGCCGGGCAGTACGGGCCGGGGGCAGTCGCGTGA
- a CDS encoding ATP-binding protein, giving the protein MVLGTEDATPVSFWFAVSPGASVGMDDLVTVRTRKPGGQPVSFYGLVDAVRTRHEGVTFDSDVQDVMAGLLPASVSYAARVLVTRVDPEDFIPPQPGDEVRQARGEALALALSADKMDYSFPGGLLADGQVLPVNYGFVNGEQGGHINISGISGVATKTSYALFLLHSIFRSGLLTQRGEGHTTRALIFNVKGEDLLFLDRLNAKLGKKEGDFQERKGWQEGRYARLGLPAEPFRDVQFLAPPRAGQGDVIVPDVEQRAAGVTPFVFSLREFCARRMLPYVFSDAGGSLNLGFVIGNMEEKLARLAAGDDAPSLTVDDWQPDTEVLLSENLRFDDMGKTRIETFAALVSYLEYKLLDQNDGEGDPRWVLKQNQGTLRAFVRRLRGVQKHLAPLVRGDVSAAQAERYRPNVLKSGVQTSVVDIHKLGGHAQSFVVGVLLRDLFEHKERYGRQDTVFVVLDELNKYAPREGDSPIKDVLLDVAERGRSLGIILIGAQQTASEVERRIVSNAAIRVVGRLDLAEAERPEYRFLPQSFRARAGILQPGTMLVSQPDVPNPVLVSYPFPAWATRRDEVAEDVGRDVEEVGEDWLGI; this is encoded by the coding sequence ATGGTCCTGGGCACCGAGGACGCTACCCCCGTCTCCTTCTGGTTCGCGGTGAGTCCCGGCGCGAGCGTGGGCATGGACGACCTCGTGACCGTGCGGACCAGGAAGCCCGGCGGCCAGCCCGTCAGCTTCTACGGCCTCGTGGACGCGGTGCGGACCCGGCATGAGGGCGTGACCTTCGACAGCGACGTTCAGGATGTGATGGCGGGCCTTCTTCCGGCATCGGTGAGCTACGCGGCGCGCGTGCTGGTGACGCGGGTGGACCCCGAGGACTTCATCCCGCCCCAGCCCGGCGACGAGGTGCGGCAGGCACGCGGGGAGGCGCTGGCCCTCGCCCTGAGCGCCGACAAGATGGACTATTCCTTCCCCGGCGGCCTCCTGGCGGACGGACAGGTGCTTCCCGTCAACTACGGCTTCGTGAACGGCGAGCAGGGCGGGCACATCAACATCAGCGGCATCTCCGGCGTGGCGACGAAGACGAGTTACGCGCTGTTCCTGCTGCACTCCATCTTCCGAAGTGGCCTGCTCACTCAGCGGGGCGAGGGCCACACCACCCGCGCGCTGATCTTCAACGTGAAGGGCGAGGACCTGCTCTTCCTCGACCGCCTCAACGCCAAGCTCGGCAAGAAGGAGGGCGACTTTCAGGAGCGCAAGGGCTGGCAGGAGGGCCGCTACGCCCGCCTCGGCCTGCCCGCCGAACCCTTCCGCGACGTGCAGTTCCTTGCCCCGCCGAGGGCCGGACAGGGGGACGTGATCGTGCCCGACGTGGAGCAACGAGCGGCGGGGGTGACGCCCTTCGTCTTCAGCCTGCGGGAGTTCTGCGCCCGGCGGATGCTGCCCTACGTCTTCTCGGACGCGGGCGGGAGCCTCAACCTCGGCTTCGTGATCGGCAACATGGAGGAGAAGCTCGCCCGCCTCGCCGCCGGGGACGACGCGCCCTCCCTCACCGTGGACGACTGGCAGCCCGACACCGAGGTGCTGCTCTCGGAGAACCTCCGCTTCGACGACATGGGCAAGACGCGCATCGAGACGTTTGCGGCCCTCGTCTCCTACCTCGAATACAAGCTCCTCGACCAGAACGACGGCGAGGGCGATCCCCGGTGGGTGCTCAAGCAGAATCAGGGCACCCTGCGGGCCTTCGTCCGGCGGCTGCGCGGCGTGCAAAAACACCTCGCTCCCCTCGTGCGCGGCGACGTGAGCGCGGCGCAGGCGGAGAGATACCGCCCGAACGTCCTGAAGTCCGGCGTGCAGACGAGCGTGGTGGACATCCATAAACTCGGAGGCCACGCGCAGAGCTTCGTGGTCGGCGTGCTGCTGCGCGACCTGTTCGAGCACAAGGAGCGGTACGGGCGGCAGGACACCGTGTTCGTGGTGCTCGACGAGCTGAACAAGTACGCCCCGCGCGAGGGCGACAGCCCCATCAAGGACGTGCTGCTCGACGTGGCCGAGCGTGGCCGCTCCCTGGGCATCATCCTGATCGGTGCCCAGCAGACTGCCTCGGAGGTCGAGCGGCGCATCGTCTCCAACGCGGCGATCCGGGTCGTCGGTCGCCTCGATCTCGCGGAGGCCGAGCGCCCCGAGTACCGCTTCCTGCCGCAGAGCTTCCGCGCCCGCGCGGGCATCCTCCAGCCGGGCACCATGCTCGTCTCGCAGCCCGACGTGCCCAACCCGGTCCTCGTGAGCTATCCCTTCCCCGCGTGGGCGACCCGCCGGGACGAGGTGGCCGAGGACGTGGGGCGGGACGTGGAGGAAGTCGGGGAGGACTGGCTGGGGATTTGA
- a CDS encoding helix-turn-helix domain-containing protein — protein sequence MTAELAELQAAWSQVEALAHDAITPIENDEQHARALGLLEPVWHAVGEDPAHPLASLMTLMIERIATYEERHYPLPEADGAAMLAFYMDGRELTQSQVAAGTGISQGIISRLLNRKRPFTAEHARILGRYFEVDPGVFL from the coding sequence GTGACCGCTGAACTCGCCGAACTTCAGGCCGCTTGGTCGCAGGTGGAGGCGTTGGCCCACGACGCCATCACGCCCATCGAGAACGACGAGCAACACGCCCGCGCGCTGGGACTGCTCGAACCCGTTTGGCACGCTGTAGGTGAGGACCCGGCTCATCCCCTCGCCAGTCTGATGACGTTGATGATCGAGCGCATCGCTACTTACGAGGAGCGTCATTATCCTCTGCCGGAGGCGGACGGTGCGGCCATGCTCGCCTTCTACATGGATGGGCGCGAGTTGACCCAAAGCCAGGTCGCCGCCGGAACGGGCATCAGCCAGGGAATTATCAGCCGTCTTCTGAACCGCAAGCGCCCCTTTACCGCCGAACACGCGCGGATTTTGGGGCGGTATTTCGAGGTGGACCCCGGCGTGTTCCTGTAA
- a CDS encoding carbohydrate kinase family protein, with product MNNPSQLPLIVSAGEALTDLVTAGENRWVAHPGGAGWNVARACARLGVPSAFAGAVGQDNFGDDLTAAGGAAGLDGRFLQRVPAPTLLAVVYQVTPPAYRFLGENSADLHFDPARLPEGWLGTARWLHVGGISLSRWPLAHTLLGLIEAARAAGVKISFDPNARITHRHPDYPAVFARVARQSDVMKLSDEDLAFFFPGESEEDALRKLRGMNARCPIVITRGARGATLYHPAGRADLPAAPVKVADTVGAGDALCAGLLVSATEQPDARWTDHLRLGLRAAAAACARPGAYAPTRGDVEAVPL from the coding sequence ATGAACAACCCATCCCAACTGCCCCTGATCGTGAGCGCCGGGGAGGCGCTGACCGACCTCGTGACCGCCGGGGAGAACCGCTGGGTGGCGCATCCCGGCGGGGCCGGGTGGAACGTCGCGCGGGCGTGCGCGCGGCTGGGGGTGCCGAGCGCCTTCGCGGGCGCGGTCGGGCAGGACAACTTCGGGGACGACCTGACGGCGGCGGGCGGGGCGGCGGGGCTGGACGGGCGCTTTCTCCAGCGGGTGCCCGCGCCGACGCTGCTCGCGGTGGTGTATCAGGTGACGCCGCCCGCCTACCGCTTCCTGGGCGAGAACAGCGCCGACCTGCACTTCGACCCGGCCCGGTTGCCGGAGGGCTGGCTGGGCACCGCACGCTGGTTGCATGTGGGCGGCATCAGCCTGAGCCGCTGGCCGCTGGCGCACACGTTGCTGGGGTTGATCGAGGCGGCGCGGGCGGCGGGCGTGAAGATCAGCTTCGACCCCAACGCGCGCATCACCCACCGCCACCCGGACTATCCGGCGGTCTTCGCACGAGTGGCCCGACAGAGCGACGTGATGAAGCTCAGCGACGAGGACCTCGCCTTCTTCTTCCCCGGAGAGTCGGAGGAGGACGCCCTCCGCAAGCTGCGCGGCATGAACGCCCGCTGCCCCATCGTGATCACGCGGGGGGCACGGGGCGCGACCCTCTATCACCCCGCCGGACGTGCCGACCTGCCTGCCGCGCCCGTGAAGGTGGCGGACACGGTGGGGGCCGGGGACGCCCTGTGCGCGGGCCTCCTCGTCAGCGCGACCGAGCAGCCGGACGCCCGCTGGACCGACCATCTCCGCCTGGGCCTGCGCGCCGCCGCCGCCGCCTGCGCCCGCCCCGGTGCCTACGCCCCCACGCGGGGGGATGTGGAGGCGGTGCCACTGTAG
- a CDS encoding aspartate aminotransferase family protein yields the protein MTVQSEPQQQGASKWLDAEVRYDSGVYNKHQVVMVRGQGATVWDEQGRAYIDCVAGYGVANIGHSHPDVVRAIKDQAERLIVMPQTLPNDKRAEFLQELVSVLPSGLDRVFLCNSGTEAMEAAKKFAITATGRQRFVSMKRGFSGRTLGALALTWEPKYREPFGEAVDNRNVDFITYGSIEELRAAVTDQTAAVILEPVQGEGGVRPAPIEFIQEARRLTREKGALLILDEIQTGFCRTGKMFACEHSGVIPDGMTLAKAMAGGVPVGAFVMTAEVADRMPKGGHGTTFGGNPLAMAAGVAAIRAMKREGMAEQAREKGAYFMERLRAIRSPKIREVRGLGLMIGVELKEKSAPYIAALEHEEGVLTLQATPLVVRFLPPATISKEQIDGVIAAFERVLNTVNPRGDRAAELAGAREDKQTE from the coding sequence ATGACCGTACAGAGTGAACCCCAGCAGCAGGGCGCGAGCAAGTGGCTGGACGCCGAGGTGCGTTACGACTCCGGCGTGTACAACAAGCATCAGGTCGTGATGGTGCGCGGGCAGGGCGCGACCGTCTGGGACGAGCAGGGGCGGGCGTACATCGACTGTGTGGCCGGGTACGGGGTGGCGAACATCGGCCACAGCCACCCGGACGTGGTGCGGGCGATCAAGGACCAGGCCGAGCGCCTCATCGTGATGCCCCAGACGCTCCCCAACGACAAGCGCGCGGAGTTCCTGCAAGAGCTTGTGAGCGTGCTGCCGAGCGGCCTCGACCGCGTGTTCCTGTGCAACTCCGGCACGGAGGCGATGGAGGCCGCCAAGAAGTTCGCCATCACGGCGACGGGCCGCCAGCGCTTCGTGAGCATGAAGCGCGGCTTCTCGGGCCGGACGCTGGGGGCGCTCGCGCTGACGTGGGAGCCGAAGTACCGCGAACCCTTCGGCGAGGCGGTGGACAACCGGAACGTCGACTTCATCACCTACGGCAGCATTGAGGAACTGCGCGCCGCCGTGACCGACCAGACCGCCGCCGTCATCCTCGAACCCGTGCAGGGGGAGGGCGGGGTGCGTCCGGCTCCCATCGAGTTTATCCAGGAGGCCCGCCGCCTCACGCGCGAGAAGGGCGCGCTCCTCATCCTCGACGAGATTCAGACGGGCTTCTGCCGCACGGGCAAGATGTTCGCCTGCGAGCATTCCGGTGTCATTCCCGACGGCATGACGTTGGCGAAGGCGATGGCGGGCGGCGTGCCCGTGGGCGCGTTCGTCATGACCGCCGAGGTCGCCGACCGGATGCCGAAGGGCGGTCACGGCACGACCTTCGGCGGCAACCCGCTGGCGATGGCGGCGGGCGTGGCGGCCATCCGCGCCATGAAGCGCGAGGGCATGGCCGAGCAGGCGCGCGAGAAGGGCGCGTACTTCATGGAGCGGCTGCGCGCCATCCGCTCCCCCAAAATCCGCGAGGTGCGCGGGCTGGGGCTGATGATCGGCGTGGAACTCAAGGAGAAGAGTGCGCCGTACATCGCGGCCCTCGAGCACGAGGAGGGCGTGCTGACCCTTCAGGCCACGCCCCTCGTCGTGCGCTTCCTGCCGCCCGCGACGATCAGCAAGGAGCAGATTGACGGGGTGATTGCCGCCTTCGAGCGCGTGCTGAACACCGTCAATCCGAGGGGCGACCGGGCGGCGGAACTCGCCGGGGCACGGGAAGACAAGCAGACGGAGTAG
- a CDS encoding type II toxin-antitoxin system HigB family toxin: protein MNVISKLALVAFWTVHPEAQEPLSAWYKHVRRAEYANFAEVRADFGSVDWVEGQMVFDIGGNKYRLIVTARFQSRTFWIKHVLTHRQYDDWRP, encoded by the coding sequence ATGAATGTCATCAGCAAGCTCGCGCTCGTGGCGTTCTGGACGGTTCACCCGGAGGCGCAAGAGCCTCTCTCCGCCTGGTACAAGCACGTTCGCCGGGCCGAGTATGCGAACTTTGCCGAGGTCCGAGCCGACTTCGGCAGTGTGGACTGGGTGGAGGGGCAGATGGTCTTCGACATCGGGGGCAACAAGTACCGCCTGATCGTGACGGCCAGATTCCAGAGCAGGACCTTCTGGATCAAACACGTCCTCACCCACCGGCAGTACGACGATTGGAGGCCGTAA
- a CDS encoding Crp/Fnr family transcriptional regulator: MTLYSTVPASPDLRSRPLRRGDTLYYAGDPAPTLYRLESGLLRAVRLTPQGRNLTVRHVLPGDIFGEETLHGLARSHQVIALTDAALTPIHIQHLSAAELWEVTRSLSAQLQRVMNDGVHIQDGELRERIARYLLNLAGSSLGGTHPNGVRYVRATHELIAEGTGATRESVSKLIGEMRDDGLLTPAYRCLTLTDEARLRALSGYHG, from the coding sequence ATGACCCTGTACAGCACCGTCCCGGCCAGCCCCGACCTCCGCAGCAGGCCCCTGCGCCGTGGCGACACGCTGTACTACGCGGGCGACCCGGCCCCGACGCTCTACCGGCTGGAGAGCGGCCTCCTCCGCGCCGTGCGCCTGACCCCGCAGGGCCGCAACCTGACCGTGCGCCACGTGTTGCCCGGCGACATTTTCGGCGAGGAGACTCTGCACGGGCTGGCGCGCAGCCATCAGGTCATCGCGCTGACGGACGCGGCGCTGACGCCCATCCACATTCAGCACCTCAGCGCCGCCGAGCTGTGGGAGGTCACGCGCAGCCTCAGCGCGCAGCTTCAGCGGGTCATGAACGACGGCGTGCATATTCAGGACGGCGAACTCCGCGAGCGCATCGCCCGCTACCTCCTGAACCTCGCGGGCAGCAGCCTGGGCGGCACGCACCCCAACGGCGTGCGCTACGTCCGCGCCACCCACGAACTCATCGCCGAGGGCACCGGGGCCACCCGCGAGAGCGTCTCCAAACTCATCGGCGAGATGCGCGACGACGGTCTCCTGACCCCCGCCTACCGCTGCCTGACCCTGACGGACGAGGCCCGGCTTCGGGCGCTGAGCGGCTACCACGGCTGA